A stretch of DNA from Schistocerca americana isolate TAMUIC-IGC-003095 chromosome 3, iqSchAmer2.1, whole genome shotgun sequence:
GATAATCGCTCCTTTCCGTACTTTCCTCACTGCTGCCACAGTTGTTTTAAGTTCTTCTTATATACTTTCACAATTACATTTACCTAATACGAGCGAAAAGCTGATAAAACACTTCCTGGCATACATTGTGAAATATCACTACAATCGCTGATTTTTTTTCTTATAAAGACCACAAATAGACTTTTTAGACGAAAATCAATCTTTAAAAATATACGTCGAACCTAAACTCGTTAATTGGTAATTATCGAGAAGAATCTTTACCTGTCTTTATTAATATTTCTAACAAGCAATATTTGTAATATTGAGAAGCTTAGAATGAACGCTAGACTCACGAAACTGATGGTGAGACTATTTGAATTCTCTGACTTCTAACTTCATTAATAATTTGTAAGTAATTGTAATACATCTGGACGTAGAGGTACGGAGCTTGAACGCCGCTGTCGACTCTGCTGTATACGGTCTGTGCATAACTCCAGCCTCCTCAACGAGATAAAAGCTTCGAAACTAGGCTCATATAGCACTACGTGGAGCCCGCCAACTGTTTAGCAGTCTTTCCAGTTTTCAGGTGACTGTGAATATCTACAGTTAATTCTTCTTTGGTAGGGTAAAGAAGTGATCTAGTCTAATCTTTAGTATCGATGGATCAATAATAATAAATCGTTAATTATCGAGAAGAATCATTACCTGACTTTATTACTTCTTGTAATAAGCAATATTtggaatattctacatctacatctacatatattgaGAAGATTAGAATTACCATATCATCACAGATTTTACTTAAAACGATTATAAGTAAAATTAGGGTTATAGTATACCTACATTCAAGATTTGGGCGATGGATTCATCTTTCAAACCGATAATGCACGAGATCACCTCCTAGAGATGGGAATGAACCCAAAGCAATGGCCTGCAGCATGTGTTGATATGAACCCAATGAAAAGTGTCTGCGACCGGTTGAAAATtgcgccggccgaagaggccgtgcggttaaaggcactgcagtctggaaccgcaagaccgctacggtcgcaggttcgaatcctgcctcgggcatggatgtttgtgatgtccttaggttcgttaggtttaactagttctaagttctcgggaactaatgacctcagcagttgagtcccatagtgctcagagccatttcttgaaaATTGCGGTGCACTGTCGCAGGAAGCCTCCTCGCATGCTGGACGACCTCAGGATGGTCGCTGTTTGACACTGGGTCAGACGTGAGCAAACAACTTCTGAATGACTTTGTGGACAGCATGCTAAAGAGGCTCCCAGCAGTGCAAGCAATGGAGTAACATGGTTTTAAATGACAGCCAGTGGCAGATTTTGAGTTAACAGATGTGTGAAGATAAGCAGAATGGACCACACTACCTTTATTTTGGTTACTGTTGCGTCTGTATTTCAAAATTTGTCTTTAGTTTACTTAAAGACTATTCTTTCATTCGTTGCTACCTTTGGATCAAAGCCGACACATTTTCATAAATATGGAGATGGCGACAAAATTTTTGGAATCGTTTACTGAGTGAACTAATATTGCAAGTACTGTACAAAGAACTGGTTGTGAAACAATCTTTCGAACTGTCAGTGGTTGGTTTGTCGGTGTAGGGTTTTAAAAAGAAGTGTGCGTGCCCGCGTGACTGAGGGCATTCGGTATTTTactccgttcaaaaatggttcaaatggctctcagcactatgggactcaactgctgtggtcataaatcccctagaacttagaactacttaaacctaactaacctaaggacatcacacacatccatgcccgaggcaggattcgaacctgcgaccgtagcggtcgtgcggttccggactgtagcgcctttaaccgctcggccactccagccggcttttacTCCGTCTTTGACACAATAGCTGGGTTGTTTATAGGCGATAGCGCCATGCTCACTCCCGTAAATATTTTTCTCGGTAATGAATCGTACAATTCCAGTGAGAGTCATAACTTAGCAAGCAGACAACATTCAGGTCAGATAAGGTTGTTTATGTCCACCCTGTTACTTCCGGGTCGCGCTTTCGTATTGACCGCGAGACCCATTTTACAAACAAATCAGTGGAAAACTTTATCAGTATCAGTAGTTCACCGATGTTTCTGGCATGTTTGAATTTCAGCACGATCATTAAAggtaaaaagaagaaacaaaagacgTTTGGAAATTGGAGCATATCCATAGCTACATGAAAAGGGTGTTAGAGTAAGATCTAAAATTTTTAAGCATGCCATACGACACTGATGTCTCGATAACTAGTAATGACACAGGAGTTTCTTTTTATGTTATCCAGAATATATATCTTAAACAGCTAGTGATAATATATTTGGTGAAATTCAAGTATGTTTTCATTTTCGATCAAAGAACACATTCGTCACCTGTTTCGCAAAGAATTTCAATTCTTCTACTCCTAAAGAAGTAAGTGCAATAATACGTATGTACATGCGGACTTAGAAATATCATTCGATGATTTTAAATTCGATTACGTGCATCAACAAAATAAAGGACCTATAACTACTAATAGACAATCAGAAACAACCACTTCAGTCAAATGTGGTTTCAAGTAAACGAAACTCcaaaaagacaaactgttattacaGACTGCCTAAGGTACTCAAACAGTTTCTTCGAGTAGTAATGAGGCTATAAGAAAAATAACACGATATACGACTGTTTGTAATGCAATGGTGAAACAACCACAACGCATTTCTCAGAACCGGGCATCTGTCAGTTCATAGTTTACAGATTCTCATGTCTAAACACTCGCTCCCAGCAGGGATACGGTTCTCTATGTGAAAATCTATCCATTTATGATTTGAACACCGTATTTGAGAAGGAAACAGGATGGAGAAGTATGATATCGGTGAAGGAAATGCAATAAATTCCATCAGATAAACTACAATAAAATCACAAGCAGAGCTGATTCCCTTAGAAAAGGCCAAGATGTGTAATATCATTGTTAGACAGAATATTTTAGATTAAATAATGGATTATAAAGAGTACCCGAAAGCAGATGTACACGCGAATCACCATTTAGTGATAATGAAACGTAGGCGTAAGATTAACAGTATAGACAGAAAGAATAAATGTTCTAGGAACTGGTATattgaagtattaaggaatgatggTGTGTTTTCTAAATTATCTGACGGTATTCACTGCGATGGAAAGGCAGTAGGGCCAATTAAAGTTGAGTAGGagttgacatctctaaaaacggtaaACAAGAGGGTTGCCATAATAAAGGTAATTATGAAAAGCTGATAAGACGTGAAATACTTCAGTATAGATCGATATACGAAGGAaatataaatacattcagaaaatgaaAGGTATACAATACAAGTCGCTTAAAAATGCCCTTAGCAGGAAGTACAAGACACAACGAAACGGCTGTCCGTAAAATGTGATCTCAAAACTTATTGTCAGAGAATTTAAAAACATTGGCGTCAACTGCAAACGAAACACTACTATTAATGCAGAGAGCGTATGCTTGGAAACTACACACTGAGCACCAATATAAGGAGGGAAAATTGATTATATAACAGTGGATGAAACGGCTTTAGATACTGAGAACACAGTAGATCCAGTATTAGAGTTCGAGATGGACAGAACTTCGGAAAACTTGTGATAAATGCATGCGTAACATTACACTAGGGCTCCCAAAATCAATATGAGAGGTTACACCTTAACGATTATTTAACTTTCACTCAACTAGTCAGAATATGGAAACAAGGCATTGGgctttatgaaaaattttatcaacacCGACCGCAAAGGTGGATATTTGCCGGAAAATGTAAAAAACTATCGAATAATCAGCTTGGTGCCTCACTGATTCAAGCTTCTGAACAAAACAGCCTAAATACTGGAAACAAAATCGATAAACTGTGAAACTATAGTGTTTGAATTATACAAAGGCGAAATCACCAAAGGTACAGTTCCAGGGTCCCACTTGATAATAGAAACAATCCTCAAGAAAAACCAAATCACCTTTACAGTATTCGTCAAACTAGAAAAAGGTCCGATTATTTAAAGTGGTGCAACATGtcagaaattctcagaaaaagtGGTGCCCGCAGTAGgaaaaaacgggtaatatacaaataTGTTTAAGTACCGACAGGGAACAGTAAGACTAGAAGACCAGAGAGTAAAGTGCTCAGACTAAAATGGAATATGGCAGGGTTTAACTCCTTCTCCTTTATCGTTATACCTGAATATCAAAGGACGAATGAAGGAAATAGGACTAACGTTCAGAAGGGGGAAAATTATTCAGTATTAAGAAATATTAAGATaagattcattaatgaaatttaagtTTTTGGTAACAGGAAGTTTTGGTAGATTTGTagttttcatttcacttcttgcccCTCGCTTTTTTCCTCCAGCACACTCTCCATGACACTAAAATGCACTTACTGTCCACTCATCTTTGTTTATCACTCCTCCCCGAGCTACTCACCACGCAAAATTTAAACTCCATCGCCTACTCTTTCATTTCTCTTATGCCGTatttaaacacacagcaacattattaaatagaataacacacaaataatgaactacagagaaggaaagagagagagagagagagagagagacagagagagagaatatatatttatatacacatttatTATCAAGATCAAAGAAAACCTAGTGTCAATGTTGGCAAAACTACAAAACGCGATACACAAATAAACGATACACAAGTATACGAATAAACAGTGAATAACGGTGTACGGAATTGTCCTGTTGTAAAAATCAAAAATGCATATGTCGGCAAAGCAGCGTAAAATTAGAACACAATTATCATTGCCTAAAGAAGAAAGGAACTATATTTCCTAATTCTGGCGAAAAACCGAGTAGATATTACCGTAAGTAAAAACCAATACTTTATAGGAGTGTATAGCTTCACAGCGATATGTACTCATAAAaggttctcgggcttccagccgcgtcaagtggtttgaAATCCCCGAGCTTTCGGCTGAGTACTCCTCGGCGATTGTCAAGTGGTGCGTGCTACTAAGGCTAATTTATTAAGTTCTCTAACCTTTCTATTACGCTGCCGTGAAGAGAAGACTATTCCACGTTTTGCCTATGTGAACCACCATATTAACAGTGCTGCTGCCAAGAGAATATTTCGTCGTGTCAGCTTCTCCCTGTCGCGAGATACAAGAAAGCAGTTGGATACAAACGGACGCAAGCTAATGGCCGTCCTCTTGCGGTTGTCGGAGTCATTCTCGGCTTTGGGTTGGGAATGGATTGATGCAGCAACAGTAGCACAATAAATGTCATCACAGAGGAAAGGCAGAAAGGGAAATCCGGCCGGCTTTCACAGATACAGCATGGGGCAGAGCGGAAAACAACAAAACGCGCCTTTATGAACAAGATGACAAGAAAATCGACGCGGGTGCCATGTCGGCTCTCAAGAAGGGACTTAAATATGCACCATCGCCGCAGAGTATGCCTTTTGCTGACTCAGTATGTGGTGTGGAACGAGCAGCTCACAAGATGCCCAGTGAAATTGCAGAAGAAATTCGCCGAGAAACGAGCCGCATTCTTCCTAAATCCAAGCAGCCGACTTCAAACATGACAAGAGCTGACGATTATCTTCGGGAACTTCTCAACGACCCACACCTCGTAGTCCTTccagctgacaagggaaatgcagcCGTCATTACGGAACGAGCCGACTACAGTGCGAAGATTCGGTTGATGCTGGAGGAGAAGACATATAAAAAACTGTCATAGGGCCCAACTTGAAGAAAAAgggggcggccgttgtggccgagcggttctaggcgcttcagtccggaaccgctctcctactacagtagcaggttcgaatcctgcctcggacatggacctgtgtgatgtccttacgttagttaagtttaagtagttctaagtctaggggactgatgacctcggatgttaagtcccatagagctcatagccatttgaaccattttgaagaataaTGAGGAACACGACAGAGCTTCTCAAGAGGTCTTCGCTGGAAGAGAATGTCATCAAAAATCTCCTCCATCGGTCACCTCTACCACCTACattgtatggccttccaaaggttcatacgAAGAACACTCCTCTACGCTCCATTGTGAGCACCATTGCTTCGCCGACCTACAGACTAGCGAAACATCTGGCCAACCCCCTTACCCCGCACGTTGGTCAGTGTGTGCACCACATCAAGAATACAGCCGACTTCATCAGTCGAATTGAATGCCTGCGTCTTGGAGGAGTGGATATTATGGTCAGCTTCGATGCAGTGTCATTTTTCACGCCCCTTCCCATTAAAGACTCTATAGACCTTCTCTCCCAGTTATTTGATGACAGTGTTGTGGATTTATTGAAGCATATTCTCAAGTCATCGTATTTCTTGTACGAAGGAGAATACTTCAAGCAGATGGACAGCGTTGCGATGGGAGGCCCATTAGCTTCAGTTGTTGCCAATCTGTTCATGGAGTACTTTGAAAACACGGCTCCTGAAAAAcctagttgcttttatcgttacatCGACTACTCGTTCGTTGTCTGGTCTCTTGGACAtgaaaagctgggagaattctaggaccacatcaacaacatccacGACAACATCAAGTTCACAATGGAGATAGCGACATGCTGCCTTGCTGTTCCTTGATGTACTCGTTCGCCGCAAAGCAAATGGGGGTCTCGGCCACagcgtttaccggaaacccaccctCACAGATCGATATCTGCATGCTAACAGCTATCACCATCCGTCGCAGAAACGTTCTGCTCTGAGGACCTTAGCACATTGACCCGAAACCGTCTCAAATTCTGAAAACTTTTTGCCGGAGGAACTGAGCCACAtacagaaagtattcaaggaaaacggctacaaTGACCTCCAGATTTCCCAAGCTATCTTTCCAAAATAACTAAGCAGAAAGACTCCGAGGAGGACTCGGAGAAGTTTGCGTTCTTGCCGTTCTATGGCTCAACAGGAAAGATAAGCCGGCTCCTAAAGAGGCACAAAATCGATTCGATCTTCAGGGCTCCAGCACAAATTCGACAACTCTTCAGGCCTGTGAAAGACTAATTACGCCTCAGACCGCCGGGAGTATATAAAATACCACGTGGGCATGGACAGTTCTATATCGGACAGACTGTGCGTACAATTGaacagcgctgtgtagaacccgAGAGGTGTTTTCGTCTACGGTACCCAGAGAAACCAGCGGCAGCAGAGTATGCATTAGAAAACGGACATCGTATTGCATTCGACGAGACATCTGTTATCACATGGACTAACAGTTTTTGGGACAGCATAATAAAAGAAGCGACCGaaattaaaaatttgtgacaacacgctCAATAGATACGATGGCCTGCAGCTGAGAACAGTTTGTGACCCGGCCATCGGAAGGTGGAAGCGGGCGGGGCGGCACCACAACGCAAACATTACCCTTTATGGTGCCGGAGCGGGTGCCAGTGACGTCACGGAAGGCAGCGCGGCTATATAAGTACGGCAGcagcaaccaaaagacagtcaccacttgacaatggccgagaagTACTCggctgaaagctcgtggattttaaaccactgtacGCGGCTGGAAGGCCGAGAAACTTTTATTATTAACCAATAATTTGTTAACCAACTGTATTTCGATCTAGGAAACGAATcagattgtaaatatctttaattacagaccactaatGATGCTCTACTTCCTAAAGTGAAACGTTTTttggtaagaaaaaaaaatatcttgTAGTTGTAACAccggaacaaaaataccctcagaagggggtaaattaatGATAAGTAGAATCCATTCTCAGATGATCCACACGCTGAGAAAAAACTTTGATGAGTGTTCGTGCTGTGTAGTTTGTCTGGTTGTGGAGGACAAGAAGGGAGGGATTAAGTATGTTGCAGGACATAGCCTACTCGTTTCGAGTAGAACCAAGAAGACGCCCGAGCTTAATGTTCCCAACCGAAGGACCTatcaccatcaacagcgtcacTTCATGAGACAAGGCGGAGAGATTTTAAATTATGTCCAGGGCTTCGCTCGAATTGTGATCATCGGGAGCTGTGTGCTAGCACCTCTCACTATGCCAGTCATTaatggcaatgaaaatttcataCACCATCAGAATTCGATCCCGTAAGAGTAATGTACCTTACCACAAGTGTGTATTATCATTTTCGGCACTGGAGGATGGTTCAAGCTGATAATAGCACGAAAATTTCTCAGTCTGAACAACAGAGCGGTTCTAGTCCAAACTTGTGCATTGTATCTGTATCCCAGTAATATATTTCTATACCTGTCCATTGACCCACTTGAAAAGACTTCCATTCTAGTCTCGGTCGCTTGCCCTCAGATCTCTATGGAAATGAACCAAGGACTTTGCCAATATTGATTCATCAGGGGGTTTACCAGTTTCCCAATAGCCATTTATGAATGAGGTGGACCACCTACTGTATGGCAACCACTACAATACTTTCAGCTGTCACACCTCATCAAGGAGAGTCGTGGCGCCTCCACTGAATAGCAGACTACTGTGTCATCGCCACACGGAGCCTCCCAGAGGCATCACCCTACTGAGTAGTGGAAGCTTCTAGAAGGGCACCGCTAGCCAGAAGACGGCCAAGTTGGATTCAGGCCAATTTCTTTCAATCGGTTTCTGAGAGATTTGATGCAGCCCGCAGCGAAATCCTCTCCCGCGCCAATCTATTACTCTCAGAAAGCATTGCAGCCGACGaccacaagtacactactggccattcaaattgctacaccaagaagaaatgcagatgataaacgggtattcattgaacaaatatattttactggaactgacatgtgattacagtttcacgcaatgtgggtgcacagatcctgagaaatcagtacccagaacaaccacctccggccgttccctgggcattgagtcaaacagagcttggatggcgtgtacaggatggccgcccatgcagcttcaacacgataccacaattcgtcaagagtagtgactgtcgtattgtgacgagccagttgctcggccaccattgaccagacgttttcagttggtgagagatctggagaatgtgctggccagggcagcagtcgaacattttctgtatccagaaactcctgtacaggacctgcaacattcggtcgtgcattatcctgctgaaatgtaggatttcgcagggatcgaatgaagggtagagccgtgggtggttgttctgggtactgatttctcaggatctatgcaccgaaattgcgtgaaaatgtaatcacatgtcagttctactataatatatttgtccaatgaatacccgtatatcatcggcatttctttttggtgtagcaattttaatggccagtagtatactatGTATGATCCGTCTTCCCCTACAACCTCTTCACATTGTTCACAAAATTTCTAATGTGTTGCACCATTTTACCTTATCAAATGGTTTTTGTAGCTCGATAGATCCTGTTATGGTGTCTTAAATTTAATgatttttgcttctgttatcgaATGCATTGTGaagactgcctctctggtgcctttacatttccgaaAGACAAACTGATCAACGTCTAACAGAACAATGATTTTCTTCTCGggtcctctgtatgtttttctagTCAGAAAATTAGGTGCAAAAGCTGTTAAGCTGacagtgcgataattctcacacttaacTGTTCTTATCGTCTACAGGACTGTGTGAATTATATTGTTCTGAAGTAATTCTGTCACTTATTTACCCTTACTGTTTACAGGACTGTGAGGATAATGTTCTTCCGAATGTCTAACGGTATGTACCAGTTTCACGGATTCTACTTATGAATTTGAACAATTGTTAGGATGTCACTTAAGGCCATGGATTTAGAAATcccgatggaatgttatttattccctctgccttatttgatccttaATATTTCATAACTATTTTAAACTGTTACTCTAATTCTGGATACCCTGTGTTCTACATAGATTCCCATTTTTCCTTTCATAAGACAATTTTTCCCAAGTGTAGAGTATATATAACGATTTTTGCAGACGAATTCATGGCCTGTTTCTATTGTCTATTACGTTATGACATTGCAACACGACCAGCCATTCCTGTtccagctgttgctgtgtttgtttttcGTGTTAAACCAACTCTGTTCTTACGACTGCCTAATATTGGTTCCAAATATTTCCCGACACCATTTTTTTTCAACTCTATTGCTGTAACTGTAGATTTATCCCGGAGGGGAAACCGTGTATTCGGATTTCGTCAACATTCAGAGAAGGACAGCAGAAAACCATCCAATTATCTTTAATGTttcgaagaaaaaaatttaaatatcgtGCGTGGAGTGTTTTGTGTCTGGAGTAAATGAACATGGCACCGAAGCGGAACTTGGTCTCTCCATATGGGGAATATCATCCAGGCTGTTAATACATAATTATCATCTCAGGATTGTCACGACTATTAATTTGATGCTCTTCTATACATGGTCTGGAGCGTTGTTGCCTAGTGTCCACGAACGTCAGGCAGCTGAATTTACAAAATACTTTAAGCTTTCTTGCTTCGTTAATTTAAAGTAAAACCACAACCATGCATAATCGGAAGAGCGTGTATAATCTCAATGGTTTCTGGAAGCGGGCTATCGACGTTGAGAGGTTGCAGAGAAATTCGCTGTTTACTATTTGATACAAGCATAACAAAAATAGCCATGATCTCCGTCAGCAGGTCGTCACCGGACCATTATTCGTTGAGAATCCTATCATGCTGCAGTTACGATAGAACGTTATGTTCGAAATGTTGAGGGCTTACTCCATTTTAACGCATACTTTATATCAGAATATAGTGGCGAGAAACTTCGTTCCCACCCTTCTACAGCCTATTTTAGCAACACAGTTCACTTCATCAAATCAAAATGTTTTGTCAGAGTGAGATACTCAGATTCATACGCTTCTGTGAAATGAGTGACACCAGTCACTCAACTTGGATATCAAGAAATAAGTTACTCGTTGCATATGTTTAGAACTTTGAACCAACCATTATTGGAATCAAGCTCAGCAAAAGCCATAATGTTTCACACTATCACACTGAATTTTTCCAGTGTTATAAATTCAACTTCATTTGTGTGAAAGATAATAACGATAATATCACAGTTTCAACTAGTGCTCATATCTTACAGCTCACATCAAAGAAGGCAAGCGTAAAAAAACCATTAGTTCTTGGATTTTGCAATTGATCCTTGATTGTGAAACTATTTATGAGCTGAAACATCAATTGAGCGAATAGTGATATATTTTATTGCAttttatggtgaatgttggatgtTTTTATGTTACCAGCAGAGAATACTGAATCTGTGAATTAGCACTATGTGTAACAGTGATAGCTACCGACTTTGTAGCGAGAGGAGATTAATATTAGGGCTCACCGTAAAATGCCTTGAAAAATCTGTTACATCCGTCGCCGCTAGTACGCGACGGGCTACATTAATTGAACAATAGGTAGTGTTCGTGTGGATTATGCACATAGAACTCGGGTCTCTCGCGTGTACGATTAGCTTTAATATTCGTAGGAAGCGCCAGTATATCATGGGTCTTGAACCACTCGGAATCATTCTAAGTGCGATATGAAAATACAACTTGATAACAAGCGTGGTTTTGGCTTAACTAGAACAGCAAGATGATGCGGTACAGCGAAGCAAAAATTTTACCAATGTTACACACTCACCACGTAATAAATGTAAACACCTTTCTTAAGACGTCACCCTAAATAACAATATCGGTGGTGGTAAAACGGAAGGAGGTCTCCGAAACTGGAAGTCTAGAGTTCATTACTGTATTAAAGTAAAACATGGAAATTGTGGAAAAAAGAACTAACGAAACAGTAAGTGTTTAAAGTGCCTTACATGTCGTTAAAATTAAACATTTAGAGTATTTATTGACAGAGAACCTTTATAGTTGCTGTCACAGAATCACTTGTGAGGAAAGAAATCAGAGAGGTTTACCAGAAGGATGTGAATTCATTGACGATACTTGCTGACGCAATACTGACTTGACACAAAAAGAGGCCAGTAGAGGAAAACGAGTTTGCACCCGTTACCAGCAGAGATTACTGAATCTGTGAATTAGCACGAGTCTACGGGGTAGCATCTTTCATTCGTAATCaaaaagtcttcggtcccgggttcggatCACGACGctgcttaaatttttattaatgatcAGCAttgcagcattggcggccgaagacttccggcgtgagaggtcaccttcattctgccaacggccttctcaaagagggcgaaggagcggacagaggttcagggcactctcttgtcctagggatgagaaactgcccctaaaggcggaagaatcagcaatgactaacggcatgaggatgcaagaggcaatggaaaccactgcattaaagacacgtaacgtgtatccacaggacatgtggtctgtaattgaagaagtgtcatgatgatctctccattggcaaaagattctggaatagtccctcaATCGGAGGGGACTGTCaagcgggaggttaccatgagtaaaagattgaataaccaacgaaatgataacgttctacgagtctgggagtggaatgtcagaagaataTGGAAATAAAGCTTTATTAGAAAATGAAAACGTAATCGTAAAACCTGTTGGACGAAGTAATAAGATTTTTCCTATAACATTCAGCGATGAACAGGAAGCCGTGTCGTAGGATCATGTTAAATATTTGGATAGCCCCTTTACACTTTTCTGTAGACGAGTTCTTGAATCAAGTATACAAATATGCAGGCACAAACATGGCCTTTACCTCATAACGTCACAGGGTCGGCATGTTGGTTAAtgtatttggcaatgttagtggtagaggatAGCCGGATACTCTTCCTGTCGCCATCCTTTAAGCTGTCTGTCTGCGGCGAGGATTATCCCACGCGAAAGTGTGAGAAAGTACAAAAGTAAATGAAGCGGGGGTTACAGGCCCGCTAATCACACTGTTAGACGTTGGAAACCGCCTACAAACCACACCAGGTTGACCTGCTCACCAGCGCTCATCTTTTGTTCACCGGGCGGATTTAATTAATGGCCGGAGCACCTCACTGTATCCCGAAAGCAGTGTACTTATGTGCGCGCCATCCAGGAGTGTCAATAAAGAACCGGTTCAATAAAACTACAGCAAAAGGCAGGAAAACTTTTGCTATGAAATTATGAAAAGACATATACTTACGGCTGAGTACAGCTGAATCCATGAGTTTACAGCGAGCACCAGGTTTCAGCAAGAAAACTGGGTTAGCTGATGAACAAGTTCAACTTTGTAAACGTCTACGATCCCATCAAAACtttttctaaaacaaaaatgaCTTTTTCGTCACTAAAATTTCATGTGTGATCCA
This window harbors:
- the LOC124606342 gene encoding uncharacterized protein LOC124606342; the protein is MSALKKGLKYAPSPQSMPFADSVCGVERAAHKMPSEIAEEIRRETSRILPKSKQPTSNMTRADDYLRELLNDPHLVVLPADKGNAAVITERADYSAKIRLMLEEKTYKKLS